A DNA window from Xanthomonas campestris pv. campestris str. ATCC 33913 contains the following coding sequences:
- a CDS encoding bifunctional ADP-dependent NAD(P)H-hydrate dehydratase/NAD(P)H-hydrate epimerase, protein MYAPLALYDTAAARMLDAQATTLLGGDGYTLMQRAGQAAWQWLQERLPRARRIVVMCGTGNNGGDGYVLARLAHRAGRQVQVVHLPEQGPASELAQRACTDYLAVGGAIALFPCALAHADVLVDAVFGIGLNRAPGAQMDALFDAINAAGVPVLALDVPSGIDADRGIAPGSAVRASATLQFIVPHVGLYTGDALEYAGERDLATLEVPGSAFDGLAPVAQRWERDALAAHLLPRRRNTHKGESGRVLCVGGNAGSGGAIMLTTEAALRSGSGLVQVATRAEHVAPLLARCPEAMVRGVQEDADITALAEAADAVALGPGLGRDSWARALWSGVLASATPTVIDADGLNLLASTSVPARGPRVLTPHPGEAGRLLGQSTAQVQRDRLGAAHALATRFDAVVVLKGAGTVVAAPDRLPRLIDAGNAGMAVGGMGDLLTGVIASLLGQGWAPFDAASLGALLHACAGDAAAADGERGLLPTDLLPALRRLANAGAIA, encoded by the coding sequence ATGTATGCACCGCTCGCTCTTTACGACACCGCTGCCGCGCGCATGCTGGACGCGCAGGCCACCACGCTGCTCGGCGGCGACGGCTACACGCTGATGCAGCGCGCCGGGCAAGCCGCCTGGCAGTGGTTGCAGGAACGTTTGCCGCGCGCACGCCGCATCGTGGTGATGTGCGGCACCGGCAACAATGGCGGCGACGGCTATGTGCTGGCGCGGTTGGCTCACCGGGCCGGACGCCAGGTGCAGGTCGTGCATCTGCCCGAACAAGGGCCGGCCAGCGAACTGGCGCAGCGCGCCTGCACGGATTATCTGGCCGTGGGCGGCGCGATCGCGCTGTTCCCGTGTGCGCTGGCGCATGCGGATGTGCTGGTGGATGCGGTGTTCGGTATCGGTCTCAATCGCGCGCCCGGTGCGCAGATGGACGCTTTGTTCGATGCCATCAACGCCGCCGGCGTGCCGGTCCTGGCGCTGGACGTGCCCAGTGGCATCGACGCCGATCGCGGCATCGCACCCGGCAGCGCCGTGCGTGCCAGCGCGACCTTGCAGTTCATCGTGCCGCACGTGGGCCTGTACACCGGCGATGCGCTGGAATACGCCGGCGAGCGCGACCTTGCCACGCTGGAGGTGCCGGGCTCGGCATTCGACGGCCTGGCACCGGTTGCGCAGCGCTGGGAGCGTGATGCACTGGCCGCGCATCTGCTGCCGCGCCGACGCAACACCCACAAGGGCGAATCCGGGCGTGTGCTGTGCGTTGGCGGCAATGCCGGCAGCGGCGGCGCCATCATGCTGACCACTGAAGCGGCCCTGCGCAGCGGGTCTGGCCTGGTGCAGGTGGCAACCCGCGCCGAGCATGTGGCGCCGCTGCTGGCGCGCTGCCCGGAAGCGATGGTGCGCGGGGTACAGGAAGACGCCGACATCACCGCGCTGGCCGAGGCTGCCGATGCGGTCGCGCTGGGCCCCGGGTTAGGCCGGGACAGCTGGGCGCGCGCCTTGTGGAGCGGTGTGCTGGCATCGGCCACGCCCACCGTCATCGACGCCGACGGCTTGAATCTGCTCGCATCCACTTCGGTGCCTGCGCGGGGCCCGCGCGTGCTCACGCCGCATCCGGGCGAAGCGGGGCGTTTGCTTGGTCAATCCACCGCGCAGGTGCAGCGCGACCGCCTGGGCGCTGCGCATGCGCTGGCCACGCGCTTTGATGCGGTGGTGGTGCTCAAGGGCGCCGGCACCGTGGTTGCCGCGCCAGATCGCCTGCCGCGCCTGATCGACGCCGGCAATGCCGGCATGGCAGTGGGCGGCATGGGCGACCTGCTGACCGGCGTGATCGCCTCCTTGCTCGGCCAGGGCTGGGCGCCCTTCGACGCGGCCAGCCTGGGCGCCTTGCTGCACGCCTGCGCCGGCGATGCCGCCGCCGCCGACGGCGAGCGCGGCCTGCTTCCCACCGACCTGCTGCCGGCGCTTCGCCGTCTCGCCAATGCTGGAGCCATTGCATGA
- the tsaE gene encoding tRNA (adenosine(37)-N6)-threonylcarbamoyltransferase complex ATPase subunit type 1 TsaE, with amino-acid sequence MTTLHAFLADVDATEQVGQALAATRPATAVVQLHGDLGAGKSTLARALLRALGVTGPIRSPTYTLVERYPLTAGGEAWHLDLYRIGHAGELDFLGLDEGSATLWLVEWPERGAGALPAADLEVELAVAGEGRALTLRGASPSGQAWVNELAARDELRALFAAEQEE; translated from the coding sequence ATGACCACGCTGCACGCCTTTCTGGCCGACGTCGATGCCACCGAGCAGGTCGGGCAGGCCCTGGCGGCCACCCGGCCCGCCACCGCCGTGGTGCAGTTGCACGGCGACCTGGGCGCCGGCAAATCCACCCTGGCGCGTGCGTTGTTGCGTGCGCTCGGCGTCACCGGCCCCATTCGCAGCCCCACCTACACGCTTGTGGAACGGTATCCACTGACTGCCGGTGGCGAAGCCTGGCATCTGGATCTGTACCGCATCGGCCACGCGGGGGAGCTGGATTTTCTCGGACTGGACGAGGGCAGTGCCACCCTGTGGCTGGTCGAATGGCCGGAGCGCGGGGCTGGCGCTTTGCCGGCGGCGGATCTGGAGGTCGAATTGGCAGTGGCCGGGGAGGGACGCGCGCTGACCCTGCGCGGCGCGAGCCCAAGCGGGCAGGCATGGGTGAACGAGCTGGCAGCGCGGGACGAGTTGCGGGCGCTTTTTGCCGCCGAACAAGAGGAATGA
- a CDS encoding virulence factor produces MTWGIKLFRWIVALLFIAGSGYAVARHLQDGNTAGNYGAVEVVRPEGTPKAMVVLLPDSAHAEQGQQLADLLSDDGALVAVVDTARYRTRARSRHAACSALADDAERLGKKLLRAEHVDAFLPPVLVGQGDGALLARQAVANAAPDVLGGVVVADGDATDTGLACLHDVPDPNQGFLDAQVEDASPAQIAAATRGHLQTAQAQGLADLPLVELHAPGSDRLVVLLSGDGGWREMDKGIAARLQQQGVSVVGFNSLRYFWGSRTPQQVGVDLDRIIATYQQRWHAHHVALVGYSFGADVLPFAFPELPAARRDAVQFVGLLGLAHQADFKVRVGGWLGWHNEAERPIAPALQALDAHRLQCIYGEQEKDTLCPELRARGVEVIARPGGHHFDRDPGALADILLQGWQRAAQLPGHA; encoded by the coding sequence ATGACCTGGGGTATCAAACTGTTTCGCTGGATCGTGGCGCTGCTGTTCATTGCAGGCAGCGGCTATGCCGTTGCCCGGCATTTGCAGGACGGCAACACCGCCGGCAACTACGGCGCGGTGGAAGTGGTGCGCCCGGAAGGTACGCCCAAGGCGATGGTGGTGCTGCTGCCGGACAGCGCACACGCCGAGCAGGGGCAGCAACTAGCCGACCTGCTCAGCGACGATGGCGCGCTGGTCGCGGTGGTCGACACCGCGCGGTACCGTACCCGTGCGCGCAGCCGGCATGCTGCCTGCAGTGCGCTCGCCGACGACGCCGAGCGGCTCGGCAAGAAATTGCTGCGCGCCGAGCACGTGGATGCCTTCCTGCCGCCGGTGCTGGTCGGGCAGGGCGATGGCGCGCTGCTGGCGCGTCAGGCGGTCGCCAACGCTGCGCCGGATGTGCTCGGCGGCGTCGTGGTGGCCGATGGCGACGCCACCGACACCGGGTTGGCGTGCCTGCACGACGTGCCCGACCCAAACCAGGGCTTCCTGGATGCCCAGGTGGAAGATGCCAGCCCGGCACAGATCGCCGCCGCCACGCGCGGCCATTTGCAAACCGCACAGGCGCAGGGCTTGGCCGACCTGCCGCTGGTGGAACTGCACGCGCCCGGCAGCGATCGTCTGGTCGTGCTGCTCTCCGGCGACGGCGGCTGGCGCGAGATGGACAAAGGCATTGCTGCACGCCTGCAGCAACAGGGCGTGTCGGTGGTCGGCTTCAACAGCCTGCGCTACTTCTGGGGCAGCCGCACGCCGCAGCAGGTGGGTGTGGATCTGGACCGGATCATCGCCACTTACCAGCAGCGCTGGCATGCGCATCACGTGGCCTTGGTGGGCTATTCGTTCGGTGCGGATGTGTTGCCGTTCGCATTTCCCGAACTGCCGGCGGCGCGCCGCGATGCGGTGCAGTTTGTCGGCTTGCTGGGCCTGGCCCATCAGGCCGACTTCAAGGTGCGGGTGGGCGGTTGGCTGGGCTGGCACAACGAGGCCGAGCGCCCGATCGCCCCCGCGCTGCAGGCGCTCGATGCGCATCGGCTGCAATGCATTTATGGCGAACAGGAGAAGGACACCTTGTGCCCGGAGCTGCGCGCGCGCGGCGTAGAGGTCATTGCACGTCCTGGCGGCCACCACTTCGACCGTGACCCGGGTGCGCTGGCCGACATCCTGCTGCAGGGCTGGCAGCGCGCAGCGCAACTGCCTGGGCATGCGTGA
- a CDS encoding formylglycine-generating enzyme family protein: protein MGQCGNRIAAWALVALCAGACSREPTPTPAAVTKPRVAATASAAPATAPRVSIGGEESAETVAQWQPPPVDLGETPLAQVRQRAAEALKEDRLYRSADDAIPLYLAIQQRSEGKDAVSRRGLEQARRRLLERGHALVEQTDRQDNALEQARELAIVALALAPEDPKVRALQLEVETAQRVLGFNRAGEDDLRNGRLGEDGNGALVNFRDAAQLDPDNPRTRQGLAAVESALLRRAEQAAETANFVAARYWLQMAGQVRERAPTIADARARIERMRRAQIAALRDAGLRDLTTPRGLKPAGEKLAEVLRIADPGDPVAGDLRRRLELATHYGSFRPGQVFTDGLKVGGRGPQMIVVPHGAFRMGAGDYEPGASDNERPAHYVRFARGFAMSITEVTLAEFRQFVEATKARPRATRRGHSVVYDERSGNFIRRSGVDWQSDYNGAQAAPNSPVMHVSIRDAEAYATWLSEQTGRHYHLPSEAEFEYALRAGTTGRYPWGNPGVPPPDAGNFTGGNDVSRSGRHWNNGFVGYGDGFWGPAPVGSFRVNAWGLHDMGGNLSEWVADCWHASYRRAPADGAAWFNPGCRQRLVRGGSWANSPLQTRAAWRLSQESDTTSARIGFRLARGI, encoded by the coding sequence GTGGGTCAGTGCGGCAATCGGATCGCAGCATGGGCGCTGGTCGCGCTCTGTGCCGGCGCGTGCTCGCGCGAGCCGACACCTACGCCCGCGGCGGTTACCAAGCCGCGCGTGGCTGCTACTGCCAGCGCAGCGCCGGCTACCGCACCGCGCGTGTCCATCGGTGGCGAAGAATCCGCCGAAACCGTTGCGCAATGGCAGCCACCACCGGTGGACCTCGGCGAGACGCCGCTGGCGCAAGTGCGCCAGCGCGCTGCCGAGGCGTTGAAGGAAGATCGCCTCTACCGCAGCGCCGACGATGCCATTCCGCTGTATCTGGCAATTCAGCAACGCAGCGAGGGCAAGGATGCGGTCAGCCGACGTGGCCTGGAGCAGGCGCGGCGGCGTCTGCTTGAGCGCGGCCATGCGCTGGTCGAGCAGACCGACCGTCAGGACAACGCACTGGAGCAGGCGCGCGAACTGGCGATCGTGGCGCTGGCCCTGGCGCCGGAAGATCCCAAGGTGCGCGCGCTGCAGCTCGAGGTGGAAACGGCCCAGCGCGTGCTCGGCTTCAATCGCGCCGGCGAGGACGATCTGCGCAACGGGCGTCTGGGCGAAGACGGCAACGGCGCGCTGGTGAACTTCCGCGATGCCGCCCAGCTGGACCCGGACAACCCCCGCACACGCCAGGGCCTGGCCGCAGTGGAAAGCGCCTTGCTGCGGCGTGCCGAACAGGCCGCCGAGACGGCCAACTTCGTGGCGGCGCGCTACTGGCTGCAGATGGCCGGCCAGGTGCGCGAGCGCGCCCCGACCATTGCCGATGCACGTGCGCGTATCGAGCGCATGCGGCGCGCGCAGATCGCCGCGCTGCGCGATGCCGGCCTGCGTGACCTGACCACCCCGCGCGGGCTCAAGCCGGCCGGCGAGAAACTGGCCGAGGTGCTGCGCATTGCCGATCCCGGCGACCCGGTGGCCGGCGATTTGCGGCGGCGGCTGGAACTGGCCACGCACTACGGCAGTTTTCGTCCCGGCCAGGTGTTCACCGATGGCCTGAAGGTCGGTGGCCGCGGCCCGCAGATGATCGTGGTGCCGCATGGTGCGTTCCGCATGGGCGCAGGCGACTACGAGCCGGGCGCATCGGACAACGAACGCCCGGCGCATTACGTGCGCTTTGCGCGCGGGTTCGCGATGTCCATCACCGAAGTCACCTTGGCCGAATTCCGCCAATTCGTGGAAGCGACCAAGGCGCGGCCGCGCGCAACCCGGCGCGGCCATTCGGTGGTCTACGACGAGCGCAGCGGCAACTTTATTCGCCGCAGCGGGGTGGACTGGCAATCGGATTACAACGGCGCGCAGGCCGCCCCCAACAGCCCGGTGATGCACGTGAGCATCCGCGACGCCGAGGCCTATGCGACGTGGCTGTCCGAACAGACCGGCCGCCACTACCACCTGCCCAGCGAAGCAGAGTTCGAATACGCGCTGCGTGCCGGCACCACCGGCCGCTATCCGTGGGGTAACCCGGGCGTGCCGCCGCCTGATGCGGGCAACTTCACCGGCGGCAACGACGTCTCGCGCAGCGGGCGGCACTGGAACAACGGCTTTGTCGGCTATGGCGATGGCTTCTGGGGGCCGGCGCCGGTGGGCAGTTTCCGCGTCAATGCTTGGGGCCTGCACGACATGGGCGGCAACCTGAGCGAGTGGGTGGCCGATTGCTGGCACGCCAGCTACCGGCGCGCACCGGCCGACGGCGCCGCGTGGTTCAACCCCGGTTGCCGGCAGCGCCTGGTACGTGGTGGCAGCTGGGCCAATTCGCCGCTGCAGACACGCGCGGCCTGGCGGCTGTCGCAAGAGTCCGACACCACCAGTGCGCGCATCGGCTTCCGCCTGGCACGCGGCATCTAG
- the xseA gene encoding exodeoxyribonuclease VII large subunit has product MADRTEQILTPSQLNTLARDLLEGSFPLVWVEAELGNVTRPASGHLYFTLKDARAQIRCAMFKPKSTWLKFQPREGLRVLARGRLTLYEARGDYQLVLDHMEEAGEGALRRAFEELRARLAAEGVFDAERKQPLPAHVRRLAVITSPSGAAVRDVLSVLARRFPLLEVDILPSLVQGDSAAAQITSLLQRADASGRYDVILITRGGGSLEDLWAFNDERLARAIAAAHTPVVSAVGHETDVSLSDFAADVRAPTPSVAAELLVPDQRELVARVRRAQARLSQLQQHTLGQAMQHADRLALRLRARSPQARLQLLQRRQEDAARHLRARMQHILERLQARVQRAQAGVQSHSPQRHLAPLQQRLRAAHPQAAMQRRLQQDHLHLRGLVRSLEAVSPLATVARGYAIVTRQADGSVVRSAAELTQGDRLRAQLADGSVTVVVDTSETG; this is encoded by the coding sequence ATGGCCGACCGCACCGAACAGATCCTCACTCCCAGCCAGCTCAACACGCTGGCGCGCGACCTGCTCGAAGGCAGTTTCCCCCTGGTGTGGGTGGAGGCCGAACTGGGCAATGTGACCCGCCCCGCCTCCGGCCATCTGTATTTCACGCTCAAGGATGCGCGTGCACAGATCCGCTGCGCGATGTTCAAGCCCAAGAGCACCTGGCTGAAGTTCCAGCCGCGCGAGGGGCTGCGCGTGCTCGCGCGCGGGCGCCTCACCTTGTACGAGGCACGTGGCGATTACCAGCTGGTGCTGGACCACATGGAAGAAGCCGGCGAAGGCGCGTTGCGGCGCGCGTTCGAGGAACTGCGCGCGCGGCTGGCAGCCGAGGGCGTGTTCGACGCAGAGCGCAAGCAGCCGCTGCCCGCGCATGTGCGCCGCCTGGCGGTGATCACCTCGCCCAGCGGTGCGGCCGTGCGCGACGTGCTCAGCGTGCTGGCGCGCCGCTTCCCGCTGCTGGAGGTGGATATTTTGCCGTCGCTGGTACAAGGCGACAGCGCGGCCGCGCAGATCACTTCGCTGCTGCAACGCGCCGATGCCTCCGGCCGCTACGACGTCATCTTGATCACTCGCGGTGGCGGTTCGCTGGAAGACCTGTGGGCGTTCAACGACGAGCGCCTGGCGCGGGCGATCGCCGCAGCACACACGCCCGTGGTGTCGGCGGTCGGTCACGAGACCGATGTCAGCCTGAGCGACTTCGCCGCCGATGTGCGCGCCCCCACGCCCTCGGTCGCCGCCGAGTTGCTGGTGCCCGATCAACGCGAACTGGTGGCACGTGTGCGGCGCGCGCAGGCCCGGCTCAGCCAGCTGCAGCAGCACACGCTTGGCCAGGCGATGCAACACGCGGACCGGCTGGCGCTACGCCTGCGCGCGCGCAGCCCGCAGGCACGCCTGCAGCTGCTGCAACGCCGCCAGGAAGACGCCGCGCGGCATCTGCGTGCGCGCATGCAGCATATCCTGGAGCGGCTACAGGCACGTGTGCAGCGCGCGCAGGCCGGTGTGCAGTCACACAGCCCGCAGCGCCACCTGGCACCCCTGCAGCAACGCCTGCGCGCTGCACATCCGCAAGCGGCAATGCAGCGGCGCCTGCAACAGGATCACCTGCATCTGCGCGGCCTGGTGCGTTCGCTGGAAGCCGTCAGCCCGCTGGCCACGGTGGCACGCGGCTATGCCATCGTCACCCGCCAGGCCGATGGCAGCGTGGTGCGCAGTGCCGCCGAACTGACCCAGGGTGATCGCCTGCGCGCACAACTGGCCGATGGCAGCGTGACGGTGGTGGTCGACACCAGCGAGACCGGCTGA
- the queG gene encoding tRNA epoxyqueuosine(34) reductase QueG: MSAVLARPDPTDAAARIRTLAREAGFQRCGITGIELGEDEAHLRSWLAEGLYGTMHWMAQHGDKRSRPQELVPGTLRVLSVGMDYGRKDDTEAWDTLHDGRRAYVARYALGRDYHKLMRNRLQKLAERIQAEVGPFGYRVFVDSAPVLERALARNAGLGWIGKHTCLIDRGGGSWFFLGEIYLDLPLPIDTPATAHCGTCTRCIDICPTQAIIAPHRLDARRCIAYLTIEHDGAIPEDMRKPIGNRIFGCDDCQLICPWNKFAQRTDEPDFRARNDLDVATLPQLFAWDEAEFLRRTEGSPIRRSGHERWLRNIAVGLGNAPGSEDVLAALESRRHDDSALVREHVGWALAQHGL; the protein is encoded by the coding sequence ATGTCCGCCGTCCTTGCCCGCCCCGACCCGACCGATGCCGCCGCGCGCATCCGCACGCTTGCGCGCGAGGCCGGCTTTCAGCGCTGCGGCATCACCGGCATCGAGCTGGGCGAGGACGAAGCGCACTTGCGCAGCTGGCTGGCCGAAGGCCTGTACGGCACCATGCACTGGATGGCGCAGCACGGCGACAAGCGCTCACGCCCGCAGGAACTGGTGCCGGGCACCTTGCGGGTGCTGTCGGTGGGCATGGACTACGGCCGCAAGGACGACACCGAGGCCTGGGACACCTTGCACGACGGCCGCCGCGCGTACGTGGCGCGCTATGCGCTGGGGCGTGACTACCACAAGCTGATGCGCAACCGGCTACAGAAACTGGCCGAGCGCATCCAGGCCGAGGTCGGGCCGTTCGGCTACCGCGTGTTCGTGGATTCGGCGCCGGTGCTCGAACGCGCCCTCGCCCGCAATGCCGGGCTGGGTTGGATCGGCAAGCACACCTGCCTGATCGACCGCGGCGGCGGCTCGTGGTTCTTCCTGGGCGAGATCTACCTGGACCTGCCGCTACCCATCGACACGCCGGCCACTGCGCATTGCGGCACCTGCACGCGCTGCATCGACATCTGCCCGACCCAGGCCATCATCGCGCCGCACCGGCTGGATGCACGCCGCTGCATTGCCTATCTCACCATCGAGCACGACGGCGCAATTCCCGAAGACATGCGCAAGCCGATCGGCAACCGCATTTTCGGCTGCGACGACTGCCAGCTGATCTGCCCCTGGAACAAGTTTGCCCAGCGCACCGACGAGCCGGATTTCCGCGCGCGAAACGATCTGGATGTGGCGACCCTGCCGCAGCTGTTCGCCTGGGACGAGGCCGAGTTCCTGCGCCGTACCGAAGGCAGCCCGATCCGCCGCAGCGGCCACGAACGCTGGCTGCGCAACATCGCCGTTGGCCTGGGCAATGCCCCCGGCAGCGAAGACGTGCTCGCCGCGCTGGAGTCACGGCGCCATGACGACTCCGCCCTGGTGCGCGAGCATGTGGGCTGGGCGCTGGCGCAACACGGCCTGTAG
- the rnd gene encoding ribonuclease D: protein MPHWITHPSELTERLQLRPSRIGLDTEFIRERTYWPQLALVQMAIGEEILLIDPLIPGMTDALKDWLIAPDIVKVMHSASEDLVTFKCACGVLPRPLFDTQIAAALAGVGGGMGYQKLVQEVTGTLLTKGETRSDWMRRPLSPAQLEYAADDVRYLFAIHDALTAKLTAQDRLGWLAEDGERLLGTVEHDDGDRWPHVSLRTAQFLEPAAQRRLLRLLRWRDLQARQSDRPRSWILDNELASQLARFPPADLDALMRQFDKFPKAPRKLANAVWEALNTPLPDEDHAPLAQASTDGNKATLKRLQDAVAQRSRELELPDGILASRRHLETLIEQRSWPAALGQWRRDALEADLLPLLDAATP from the coding sequence GTGCCCCATTGGATCACCCACCCCTCCGAATTGACCGAACGCCTGCAATTGCGTCCGTCCCGCATTGGCCTGGATACCGAATTCATTCGCGAGCGCACCTATTGGCCGCAACTGGCGCTGGTGCAGATGGCGATCGGTGAGGAGATCCTGCTGATCGACCCGTTGATTCCGGGCATGACCGATGCACTGAAGGACTGGCTGATCGCGCCGGACATCGTCAAGGTGATGCACAGCGCCAGCGAAGATCTGGTCACCTTCAAGTGTGCCTGCGGCGTGCTGCCGCGGCCGTTGTTCGACACCCAGATCGCGGCCGCACTGGCCGGCGTCGGTGGCGGCATGGGCTATCAGAAACTGGTGCAGGAAGTCACCGGCACCCTGCTCACCAAGGGCGAGACCCGCTCGGACTGGATGCGCCGCCCGCTCTCGCCCGCACAGCTGGAATACGCTGCCGACGACGTGCGCTACCTGTTTGCCATCCACGACGCGCTCACCGCCAAGCTGACCGCGCAAGACCGCCTGGGCTGGCTGGCCGAAGATGGCGAGCGCTTGCTCGGCACGGTGGAGCACGACGATGGCGACCGTTGGCCGCACGTGAGCCTGCGCACCGCACAGTTTCTGGAACCGGCCGCACAGCGCCGCCTGCTGCGCCTGTTGCGCTGGCGCGACCTGCAGGCACGGCAGAGCGATCGTCCACGCAGCTGGATCCTGGACAACGAACTGGCCAGCCAGCTGGCGCGCTTCCCGCCAGCGGATCTGGACGCACTGATGCGCCAGTTCGACAAATTTCCCAAGGCACCGCGCAAGCTCGCCAACGCGGTCTGGGAGGCGCTCAACACGCCCTTGCCCGACGAAGACCACGCTCCGCTGGCGCAGGCCTCCACCGATGGCAACAAGGCCACGCTCAAGCGCCTGCAGGATGCAGTGGCGCAGCGCAGCCGCGAGCTCGAACTGCCGGACGGCATCCTTGCCTCGCGCCGCCATCTGGAAACCCTGATCGAGCAGCGCAGCTGGCCGGCCGCGCTCGGGCAGTGGCGACGCGACGCATTGGAAGCAGATCTGCTGCCGCTGCTGGATGCGGCAACGCCCTGA